From Salmo salar chromosome ssa04, Ssal_v3.1, whole genome shotgun sequence, one genomic window encodes:
- the sowahaa gene encoding ankyrin repeat domain-containing protein SOWAHA — MDLTQEAIISLLIEEGGKLKNSELLTKFKDSLNCTDPAEKKQNRDLFKRFVNTVAVVKEIEDVRYIVLKKTYQHLLQETEDVQKSGSEEVPEPGEPSPAWNSENNAHSQNGGSETSSENVQEPVITSVGECVSNDSDMHSFIELALKEKVDFKPKRSLNFNIDHTSVAQREYISSGGAVYPGKTKNPSVQKTFGLPLRMPPNMTRIEIHKLKSEDDDGPPRRAGSTDQDAHCSSRTKRRPSTRSVGLSSPLPRRAVKITKPSEEPKYTSTVPLEEAEHEWLVRSAAGHWRRVYGLLLRDTQLAEKKDFMSGFTALHWAAKCGNSEMVGSIINISRQGGMDLDVNARTYGGYTPLHIAALHDQEFVLAMLVHEYGADVNIRDNCGKKPYHYLRKGISSEVRELLGEPKVQPQEVLQPEREEIDIFPELSKGLHTISRLFNPHLEKKRRHKQRPSVYSLGVDPRDEGDESSSNHRETSDAFK; from the coding sequence ATGGATTTGACGCAAGAAGCTATTATCTCGCTGTTGATAGAAGAAGGGGGGAAGTTGAAGAATTCCGAGTTGCTGACTAAATTCAAAGATTCCCTGAACTGCACTGATCCCGCAGAGAAGAAACAGAACAGGGATCTATTCAAAAGGTTTGTGAACACTGTTGCTGTCGTGAAAGAAATTGAAGATGTCAGGTATATTGTACTAAAGAAAACATATCAGCATTTGTTACAAGAAACAGAGGATGTTCAAAAGTCTGGAAGTGAAGAGGTCCCCGAGCCAGGTGAACCCTCACCTGCATGGAACAGTGAGAACAATGCACATTCTCAAAATGGAGGAAGTGAGACAAGTTCTGAAAATGTCCAAGAACCTGTTATTACAAGTGTCGGTGAATGCGTCTCAAATGACAGTGACATGCATTCATTTATAGAGCTGGCATTAAAAGAAAAAGTGGATTTCAAACCAAAAAGGTCACTGAATTTCAACATAGACCATACTTCTGTTGCGCAGAGAGAATATATCTCCTCTGGGGGGGCTGTGTATCCTGGGAAGACAAAGAACCCTAGTGTGCAGAAAACATTTGGACTGCCTTTACGAATGCCTCCAAACATGACCAGAATAGAGATCCATAAACTAAAATCTGAGGATGATGATGGCCCTCCAAGGAGAGCTGGTTCCACTGACCAAGATGCACACTGCTCCTCTAGAACCAAGAGAAGACCATCCACTAGGAGTGTGGGTTTAAGCTCTCCGCTACCAAGGAGGGCTGTCAAGATCACCAAACCCTCTGAGGAGCCCAAGTACACATCCACAGTCCCCCTGGAAGAGGCAGAGCACGAGTGGCTGGTGAGGTCTGCTGCTGGACACTGGAGACGGGTGTACGGTCTGCtcctcagagacacacagctggCAGAGAAGAAGGACTTCATGTCCGGCTTCACAGCCCTTCACTGGGCGGCCAAGTGTGGTAACAGTGAGATGGTGGGTAGTATCATCAACATATCCAGGCAAGGTGGAATGGACCTCGACGTCAATGCCAGAACATATGGAGGGTACACGCCACTGCACATTGCTGCTTTGCATGACCAGGAGTTTGTGTTGGCCATGCTGGTGCATGAATACGGAGCGGATGTGAATATAAGGGACAATTGTGGAAAGAAGCCATATCACTACCTGCGCAAAGGGATTTCTTCTGAGGTGAGGGAGCTGCTTGGTGAACCTAAGGTCCAGCCCCAGGAAGTTCTCCAACCGGAAAGGGAGGAGATAGATATCTTCCCAGAACTCTCCAAAGGCTTGCATACGATAAGTCGCCTCTTCAATCCCCATCTGGAGAAAAAGAGAAGGCACAAGCAAAGACCCTCGGTCTATTCGCTGGGTGTCGACCCGAGGGATGAGGGAGATGAGAGTTCATCCAATCACAGAGAGACCTCAGATGCATTTAAGTAA